One window of Paenibacillus sp. FSL K6-3182 genomic DNA carries:
- the gcvPA gene encoding aminomethyl-transferring glycine dehydrogenase subunit GcvPA, which yields MEAFILPKNRTYAHPYIPNTVPEVREAMLKEIGLTSMDQLHDGIPESLKLNHEMNLPPAMTEYELRRHIDGLLAKNKHGAAYLNFLGAGCWQHFIPAVCDEINQRSEFVTAYAGEPYEDHGRFQTLFEYQSLMAELVDMDVVNVPTFDWAQAASTSIRMAGRMTGRKVALLPRSVDPDKVMIINNYCTPVMELRFVEIDEATGKMSLDDLRSKLSSDIAAVYFENPGYLGIIEDQGHEISELAHSVDAISIVGVDPISLGVLQPPSQYGADIVCGDLQPLGMHMNYGGGQAGFIATRDEEKYVMEYPSRLFGIVPTEVEGEYGFGDVAYERTSFALREKGKESVGTQTALWGITAGVYLSLLGPTGMQEVGETIMQKSQYAANKLSAIPGVSLRFGEAAFFKEFIVDFNHTGLTVAQINAQLLEAGIFGGKDLSAAFPQWGQTALYCVTEIHSQLDLHRLADTIQTIVRK from the coding sequence ATGGAGGCGTTTATTTTGCCTAAGAACAGAACGTATGCCCATCCTTATATACCGAATACTGTACCTGAAGTTCGCGAAGCGATGCTGAAGGAAATTGGACTCACCTCGATGGACCAGCTTCACGATGGCATACCAGAGAGCTTAAAGCTGAATCATGAGATGAACCTTCCTCCAGCGATGACGGAATATGAGCTGCGCCGTCATATCGATGGCCTGCTTGCAAAAAATAAGCATGGTGCAGCTTATCTGAATTTTTTAGGAGCAGGCTGCTGGCAGCATTTTATTCCAGCTGTCTGTGATGAGATCAATCAGCGTTCCGAATTTGTAACGGCTTATGCAGGTGAACCCTATGAAGATCATGGACGCTTCCAAACGTTGTTTGAGTATCAAAGTTTGATGGCTGAGCTAGTTGATATGGATGTTGTAAACGTCCCTACCTTTGACTGGGCGCAAGCTGCATCAACTTCGATTCGGATGGCAGGGCGCATGACAGGGCGTAAAGTTGCCTTGCTTCCAAGGTCGGTTGATCCTGATAAAGTGATGATCATCAACAATTATTGCACGCCTGTGATGGAGCTTCGATTCGTTGAAATCGACGAGGCAACGGGCAAAATGAGCTTAGATGATTTACGCAGCAAGCTATCGAGCGATATCGCTGCGGTTTACTTCGAGAATCCTGGTTATCTAGGTATTATCGAAGACCAAGGGCATGAAATATCAGAGCTTGCGCATTCGGTAGATGCGATTTCGATCGTTGGTGTTGATCCCATCTCTCTTGGCGTTCTTCAGCCGCCTAGCCAGTACGGCGCTGATATCGTATGCGGAGATTTGCAGCCTCTTGGAATGCATATGAATTATGGCGGGGGGCAAGCCGGTTTTATTGCGACCCGTGATGAAGAGAAGTATGTCATGGAGTATCCATCAAGATTGTTCGGCATTGTGCCTACTGAGGTAGAAGGCGAGTATGGCTTTGGCGATGTGGCATATGAGCGAACTTCCTTTGCGCTGCGTGAGAAAGGAAAGGAATCAGTTGGCACCCAAACTGCATTATGGGGAATAACAGCAGGTGTTTACTTGTCTTTGCTAGGACCGACCGGCATGCAAGAGGTCGGAGAGACGATCATGCAGAAGTCGCAATATGCAGCGAACAAGCTCTCAGCTATTCCAGGCGTTTCTCTTCGATTCGGAGAAGCAGCCTTCTTTAAAGAGTTTATTGTTGACTTTAATCATACTGGCTTAACGGTCGCTCAGATAAACGCTCAGCTCTTGGAAGCAGGAATTTTTGGAGGCAAAGATTTGTCGGCTGCCTTCCCGCAGTGGGGACAAACTGCACTGTACTGCGTGACGGAAATTCATTCGCAGCTTGATCTACATCGACTGGCAGACACGATTCAAACGATCGTTCGCAAATGA
- a CDS encoding Rrf2 family transcriptional regulator, whose amino-acid sequence MKQISSRFSIAVHILSLIAVSSNDCTGDYIAGSVNTNPVIIRRIMGMLKKAGLVDIRPGVGGASLLRDRDEITLLDVYRAVEVIEDGQLFNFHDNPNPKCPVGRNIEAALRLEMKEAQSAMEQRLAQVNLSQLAAHFV is encoded by the coding sequence GTGAAACAAATTAGTAGCAGATTTTCCATTGCTGTCCACATCCTTTCTCTAATCGCCGTCAGCTCCAATGATTGTACGGGTGATTATATTGCAGGCAGCGTGAATACGAATCCTGTCATTATCCGCAGAATTATGGGGATGCTCAAGAAGGCAGGTTTGGTGGATATTCGACCAGGAGTCGGGGGCGCTTCGTTGCTGAGAGATCGGGATGAGATCACACTTTTGGACGTTTACCGTGCCGTGGAAGTCATTGAGGATGGTCAACTGTTTAATTTTCATGATAATCCGAATCCAAAGTGTCCGGTTGGCCGAAACATTGAAGCAGCTCTTCGTTTGGAAATGAAGGAAGCTCAATCTGCGATGGAACAAAGGCTAGCTCAAGTAAACTTAAGCCAGCTCGCAGCTCATTTTGTGTAA
- a CDS encoding glycoside hydrolase family 2 TIM barrel-domain containing protein yields MRNEKIERDWDNLAILARGRAKSRSYFIPYSDRAGALSYDRGSSPWFRSLNGSWKFHYAKGPEWAPDGFYEDHYDTSSWDDIQVPSHWQLKGYGNPHYTDLYYPFPVDPPHVPNDNPTGSYIREFELPAHWDGRKLAVKFDGVDSAFHLWVNGTFVGYSQGSRLTSEFDLTPYAKTGINRLAVRVYQWSDGSYLEDQDMWYMSGIFRDVYLISEPSALRIVDYRIVTDLDSEYCDAMLSVHVELSGEDLQGEVRLELLDPESAFVCSAMNRIASADGQTFVASFAIPIVKPALWSAEAPALYHLTISIVDQNVQMIETVAQRVGFRKIEVKNGQFLVNGKAILLKGVNRHDHHPDTGRTVTLSTMIQDVKMMKQHNINAVRTAHYPNDPRFYDICDEYGLYVMEETDLETHGFELLGNIAKLSDDPAWQEAYVERMRRMVERDKNHPSILFWSLGNESGFGCNFRAMSEWCKQNDPTRLIHYEEDREAEVCDIVSTMYSSVEKMEGFGQLLDHPKPHILCEFAHAMGNGPGGLKPYFDTFDAYRRLQGGFVWEWIDHGIRRKTADGKVDYAYGGDYGDVPNNSNFVIDGLVRPDRTPSPGLIEYKKIIEPVRVDYINNDRIRITNRYDFLTLDHLYADWNVTVEGRTVQSGVLSLPRIAPGESAELRIPMRNDSQLTLSVEGAERWLNISFSLAASCMWGERGDEVAWAQFAIEPARSCSTTRADGDYANDGLTLAAPMSLPIPSLSCMEDGRQISIGNDNFNLVFDSRQSGISSLRINGQELINKGPRLNFWRAPIDNDMYVLPDWRKAHLDKLTERIDDCHWERLNEGTIRISWSSRIAPPVYDWGFRCETTYTVTGTGLIIIDVHGVPEGKPPAMLPKIGFQLEMPSEMDSVKWYGRGPGENYSDSKEAGRFGVYTKSVDELFTPYIYPQENGNRMDVRFVSITDGSGIGLLAVGVKALEFSARRYTDGDLEAAQHASDLVPRDFITLNLDYRQNGLGSNSCGPSQSLENKVAAEEFRFRLLLKPYLSEDTAPERLSHHMRQEANLLQQEEK; encoded by the coding sequence ATGCGAAACGAGAAAATAGAACGCGATTGGGATAACCTTGCCATACTTGCACGTGGCCGTGCGAAAAGCCGATCATATTTCATCCCGTATTCCGATCGTGCTGGAGCTTTGAGCTATGACCGAGGGAGCTCCCCTTGGTTCCGCTCATTAAATGGCAGTTGGAAGTTTCATTATGCGAAGGGGCCTGAGTGGGCACCGGATGGATTTTATGAAGACCATTATGATACATCTAGCTGGGATGATATTCAGGTTCCAAGTCATTGGCAGCTGAAAGGTTATGGAAATCCGCATTATACAGACTTGTATTATCCATTCCCTGTTGATCCGCCCCATGTACCGAATGATAATCCAACAGGCAGCTATATACGAGAATTCGAGCTGCCTGCACATTGGGATGGAAGAAAGCTTGCCGTCAAGTTCGATGGCGTTGATAGTGCCTTTCATTTGTGGGTTAATGGGACATTCGTGGGATACAGCCAAGGAAGCCGATTGACATCAGAGTTTGATTTGACGCCTTATGCGAAGACGGGTATCAACCGTCTAGCTGTTCGTGTATACCAGTGGTCGGACGGCAGCTACTTGGAAGATCAGGATATGTGGTATATGAGCGGTATTTTTCGAGATGTATATTTGATTTCGGAGCCATCAGCGCTTCGTATTGTGGACTACCGAATCGTTACCGATTTGGATAGTGAATACTGCGATGCGATGTTATCGGTACATGTGGAACTGAGTGGAGAGGATCTGCAAGGCGAAGTTCGGCTGGAGCTGCTTGACCCTGAAAGCGCATTTGTTTGTTCAGCGATGAATCGAATTGCTTCTGCTGATGGTCAGACTTTCGTAGCAAGTTTCGCCATTCCAATTGTGAAGCCAGCCCTTTGGAGTGCGGAAGCTCCTGCTTTGTATCATCTGACAATTAGTATTGTGGATCAGAATGTACAAATGATCGAGACTGTTGCTCAGCGGGTGGGCTTCAGGAAGATAGAAGTAAAGAATGGCCAATTTCTGGTGAATGGCAAAGCCATTTTGCTCAAAGGTGTAAATCGTCATGACCATCACCCTGATACGGGACGAACAGTCACCCTATCAACGATGATCCAAGATGTGAAAATGATGAAACAGCATAACATTAATGCGGTTAGAACGGCACATTATCCGAATGATCCGAGATTTTATGATATTTGTGATGAATACGGTTTGTATGTTATGGAAGAAACGGACTTAGAGACACATGGCTTCGAGCTTTTGGGCAATATTGCTAAGCTAAGCGATGACCCAGCATGGCAGGAAGCGTATGTGGAGCGGATGAGGCGTATGGTGGAGAGGGATAAGAATCATCCTTCCATTCTGTTCTGGTCGCTCGGCAACGAGTCTGGCTTTGGCTGCAACTTCCGGGCAATGTCGGAATGGTGCAAACAAAACGATCCGACCCGCCTTATTCACTATGAAGAGGATCGTGAAGCAGAAGTGTGCGACATCGTGAGCACGATGTACTCCTCCGTAGAGAAGATGGAAGGTTTTGGACAGCTGCTTGATCATCCTAAGCCGCATATCCTATGTGAATTCGCTCATGCGATGGGTAATGGTCCAGGCGGTCTCAAACCCTATTTTGATACCTTTGATGCTTATCGAAGATTGCAGGGCGGCTTCGTATGGGAATGGATCGATCACGGCATTCGCAGGAAAACAGCCGATGGCAAAGTTGATTATGCTTATGGTGGAGACTATGGCGATGTTCCTAACAACAGCAATTTTGTTATTGATGGCCTTGTTCGTCCAGATCGAACGCCTTCTCCCGGACTCATTGAATATAAGAAGATTATCGAACCTGTCAGAGTCGACTATATAAATAATGATCGTATACGAATTACGAATCGGTATGACTTCCTAACGCTGGATCATCTATATGCAGATTGGAATGTGACAGTAGAAGGACGGACAGTCCAAAGCGGTGTACTATCGCTGCCAAGGATAGCACCCGGTGAAAGTGCAGAGCTTCGTATCCCTATGCGAAATGATTCGCAGTTGACCTTATCCGTGGAGGGAGCGGAGCGCTGGCTGAATATCAGCTTCTCGCTTGCAGCATCTTGCATGTGGGGAGAGAGAGGAGATGAGGTCGCATGGGCGCAGTTTGCCATTGAACCTGCGCGGAGCTGCTCAACAACCCGAGCTGACGGGGATTACGCCAATGATGGATTGACTTTAGCAGCACCTATGAGTCTACCTATTCCTAGCTTATCGTGCATGGAGGATGGACGACAGATTAGCATTGGGAATGATAATTTCAATTTGGTATTCGATTCACGGCAATCAGGGATCAGCTCACTCCGAATAAACGGACAAGAGTTAATAAATAAAGGGCCGCGACTCAACTTCTGGAGAGCCCCGATTGACAACGATATGTACGTCCTGCCCGATTGGCGCAAGGCGCATCTCGATAAGCTGACGGAACGAATCGATGATTGCCATTGGGAGCGATTGAATGAAGGGACGATTCGGATCAGCTGGTCCTCCCGAATTGCTCCGCCTGTCTATGATTGGGGCTTCCGCTGTGAAACGACTTACACTGTAACAGGCACAGGCTTAATCATTATTGATGTGCATGGCGTACCTGAAGGCAAGCCGCCTGCTATGCTTCCTAAGATTGGATTTCAATTGGAAATGCCGTCAGAAATGGATTCAGTCAAATGGTATGGCCGTGGTCCGGGAGAAAATTATTCCGACAGCAAGGAAGCAGGAAGATTTGGTGTGTATACCAAGTCAGTTGATGAACTATTTACCCCATATATCTATCCACAAGAGAACGGGAATCGTATGGATGTTCGCTTTGTATCTATTACAGATGGCAGTGGAATTGGGCTGCTGGCAGTAGGGGTAAAGGCACTCGAGTTCAGCGCTCGACGTTATACGGATGGCGACTTAGAAGCAGCGCAGCATGCGAGTGATCTTGTTCCACGGGATTTTATTACACTTAATTTGGATTATCGCCAGAATGGTCTTGGCAGCAATAGTTGTGGACCTTCTCAATCACTGGAAAACAAAGTTGCGGCAGAGGAATTCCGTTTCAGACTGCTGCTGAAGCCTTATCTTTCAGAAGATACGGCTCCCGAGAGGCTCAGCCATCACATGAGACAGGAAGCGAATCTACTACAACAGGAGGAGAAATAA
- a CDS encoding glucose 1-dehydrogenase: MLHTQDMLNLSGKVAVITGGASGIGLATAELLASFGAAAILIDINEAMGEQAVKGIREKGGQASFQRCDVTSSADCQRAAAEIDSAYGRVDILFNNAGVIRRKTVVELEERDWDLVLDVSLKGVYLLSKYIIPIMERSGGGSIINSGSGWGLKGGDRAAAYCAAKAGVVNLTRAMAIDHGIANIRVNCVSPGDTDTPLLRDEAKQLQQDEAAFLVASASGRPLERLGTPRDIANAVLFLASDMSSWVTGSVLVVDGGGIA; the protein is encoded by the coding sequence ATGCTTCATACACAAGACATGCTTAATCTATCGGGAAAAGTAGCCGTAATCACCGGAGGCGCCTCTGGAATTGGACTTGCGACAGCTGAACTTCTTGCCAGCTTCGGTGCAGCAGCTATCCTTATTGACATTAATGAGGCGATGGGTGAACAGGCGGTTAAAGGAATAAGGGAAAAGGGAGGCCAAGCGAGCTTTCAGCGCTGTGATGTGACCTCTTCAGCAGATTGCCAGCGTGCAGCAGCAGAAATTGATTCTGCTTATGGCCGAGTAGATATCTTGTTCAACAATGCTGGCGTTATTCGTCGCAAGACTGTCGTGGAGCTGGAAGAACGCGACTGGGATCTCGTTTTGGATGTTTCTTTGAAGGGTGTCTATCTGCTCTCCAAATATATCATTCCTATCATGGAACGCAGCGGTGGAGGAAGTATCATTAATTCGGGTTCAGGCTGGGGTCTAAAAGGCGGAGATCGGGCTGCAGCTTATTGCGCAGCCAAGGCTGGTGTCGTGAATTTAACGAGAGCGATGGCTATCGATCACGGAATCGCCAATATACGTGTGAACTGCGTTTCACCTGGCGATACGGATACTCCTCTCCTGCGCGATGAAGCAAAGCAGCTGCAGCAGGACGAGGCAGCCTTCCTTGTCGCCTCTGCCAGCGGTCGTCCGCTTGAAAGGCTTGGAACGCCGCGTGATATTGCGAATGCGGTTCTGTTCTTAGCAAGCGATATGTCTTCTTGGGTAACAGGAAGCGTGCTCGTTGTGGATGGCGGCGGTATTGCATAG
- a CDS encoding MFS transporter: MKKPLKEQKTVLFILLSNIFIVFLGVGLIVPVMPSFMNIMHLSGQSMGYLMAAFAFAQLLMSPLAGRWIDTFGRKKMIVIGLFLFSISEVIFGLGTHVSVLYFSRILGGISGAFIMPAVTAFVADITSVEERPKAMGYISAAISIGFIIGPGIGGFIAELGVRAPFYFAAGFALITCISSLFILKEPLSKQELLEISQLKKGTSFVSDLKRSLQPQYIIAFIIVFVLAFGLSAYETVFSLFSDHKFGFTPQDIAAVITISAIFGVVVQVFMFGKMVDKLGEKKLIQICLIAGVFFAVVSTMISGFLAVLLVTSFIFLAFDLLRPALTTYLSKTAEKEQGFIAGMNSTYTSLGNIVGPALGGILFDVNINYPYLFAAVIMLIGLVITMMWKEKQSAGSLAK; this comes from the coding sequence ATGAAGAAACCATTGAAAGAACAAAAAACCGTCTTATTCATTCTACTAAGTAATATATTCATTGTTTTTCTAGGCGTGGGACTAATCGTCCCGGTTATGCCTTCCTTTATGAATATTATGCATTTATCAGGCCAATCGATGGGTTATCTTATGGCGGCCTTCGCGTTTGCGCAATTACTCATGTCTCCCCTTGCAGGACGGTGGATTGACACATTCGGCAGGAAGAAAATGATCGTTATCGGCTTATTCCTTTTCAGCATATCAGAGGTAATCTTTGGACTTGGCACACATGTATCCGTTCTTTACTTTTCCAGAATTTTAGGAGGTATTAGTGGTGCATTTATTATGCCCGCCGTAACCGCTTTTGTTGCTGATATTACCTCTGTGGAGGAAAGGCCCAAAGCGATGGGTTATATTTCTGCCGCGATTAGTATCGGTTTCATTATTGGTCCTGGCATCGGAGGTTTTATTGCTGAGCTGGGCGTGCGTGCTCCATTCTATTTTGCAGCTGGCTTCGCATTAATTACCTGTATTTCATCCCTGTTTATTTTAAAAGAACCGCTATCCAAACAGGAACTTCTAGAAATTAGTCAGCTCAAAAAAGGGACCAGCTTTGTATCTGATTTGAAACGATCGCTTCAACCTCAATACATTATCGCCTTTATAATCGTGTTTGTACTGGCCTTTGGTTTATCAGCGTATGAAACAGTATTCAGTCTTTTTTCTGATCATAAATTTGGTTTCACTCCTCAAGATATTGCAGCCGTTATTACAATTAGTGCAATCTTCGGCGTTGTCGTTCAGGTCTTTATGTTTGGTAAAATGGTAGATAAACTCGGAGAGAAGAAACTTATACAAATATGCTTGATTGCTGGCGTATTTTTTGCAGTAGTATCCACCATGATCTCCGGATTTTTAGCTGTTTTGCTAGTCACTTCCTTTATCTTTCTCGCATTTGACCTGCTGCGGCCAGCATTAACAACCTATTTATCCAAAACAGCCGAGAAAGAACAAGGCTTTATCGCTGGAATGAACTCCACCTATACTAGCCTAGGCAACATCGTCGGACCTGCGCTGGGCGGAATATTATTTGATGTAAACATCAACTATCCTTATCTCTTTGCTGCTGTCATCATGTTGATTGGCCTTGTCATTACGATGATGTGGAAAGAAAAACAATCAGCTGGCAGCTTGGCAAAATAA
- a CDS encoding TetR/AcrR family transcriptional regulator gives MNLLKSQEIKDIALKFFTIHGYEGASLSQIADNVGMKKQSLYAHFKGKDDLFLQVLQDAKEAEVSSKLNYLSKVGTQNPKEDLFGYLQLVIDLFQQSEQLKFWLRMSFFPPLHLAPAINEEVFDSENKIQTVLEGKFHDWIAAKAIREDIASIPTLAFLGVVDSMMLELAYGNNEKRLQDKLNASWTVFWRGISQL, from the coding sequence GTGAACTTATTGAAAAGCCAAGAAATTAAAGACATTGCTTTAAAGTTTTTCACAATTCATGGGTATGAGGGTGCATCTCTGTCTCAAATTGCCGACAATGTCGGGATGAAAAAACAGTCTCTCTATGCTCATTTCAAAGGAAAAGATGATCTATTTCTACAAGTATTACAAGATGCTAAAGAAGCAGAGGTCTCATCGAAACTAAACTATTTGAGTAAAGTGGGTACCCAAAATCCTAAAGAGGATTTATTTGGATACCTGCAATTAGTCATTGATTTGTTTCAACAGAGCGAGCAGTTGAAGTTTTGGCTGCGTATGTCTTTTTTTCCGCCTCTCCATTTGGCGCCAGCCATTAATGAGGAAGTATTCGACTCGGAAAATAAGATTCAAACCGTACTCGAAGGCAAATTTCATGATTGGATCGCGGCGAAAGCCATTAGGGAAGATATAGCCTCCATCCCTACGCTTGCTTTCTTAGGTGTTGTTGATTCCATGATGTTAGAGCTTGCTTATGGGAATAATGAAAAACGTCTACAGGATAAATTAAATGCCTCATGGACTGTATTTTGGAGAGGTATTTCACAGCTATGA
- the gcvPB gene encoding aminomethyl-transferring glycine dehydrogenase subunit GcvPB: protein MKRIRRNHKVRNFHQAKWDEPIIFELHRQGERGVIPPGTEAGIVAEVGDGTRRIPASMRRSNAPELPEIGQAKVLRHYLRLSQETLGSDLNVEIGQGTCTMKYIPRINEMLIRTPHMTELHPLQDAGSVQGILEIFYKMDLAMREISGMDAFSFQPSSGTQALLAMASIVRAYHDSRGEGDQRDEIITTIFSHPSQAATAAVKGYKIITLHPDEDGFPDLEKLRNAISERTAGFVVANPEDTGIFNHRIRDFTDLVHEAGGICFYDQANANGLLGITRAKEAGFDMCFFNLHKTFAAPHMCGGPATGALGVSEALKPFLPGPLVDYVDGQYVLANQSESSIGKVRSFHGVAQTVLRSYAWIMSLGPDGLKDVAQTAVLNNNYLYHKILQIRGASAPYIKGRRLEQVRYSWKQLTAETGVTTEDITRRMCDFGLHYWTSHHPYIVKQPFTLEPTESYSKEDLDEYIHALEHISNEAYTQPEIVKSAPHSSTVHRNDESSLDDPKQWCITWRAYLKKTQPE from the coding sequence ATGAAACGAATTCGCAGGAACCATAAAGTCCGAAATTTCCATCAAGCCAAATGGGATGAGCCGATCATATTTGAACTTCATCGTCAGGGCGAGCGCGGTGTCATTCCGCCTGGAACTGAGGCTGGGATTGTAGCTGAGGTAGGAGATGGTACCCGGCGCATACCTGCATCGATGCGTCGCAGCAATGCGCCGGAGCTTCCCGAGATTGGTCAAGCAAAAGTACTTCGCCATTATTTGCGCCTCTCGCAAGAGACACTGGGCTCCGATTTGAACGTTGAGATCGGTCAAGGTACTTGTACGATGAAATATATTCCGCGTATTAACGAGATGCTGATCCGCACGCCGCATATGACGGAGCTCCATCCGTTGCAGGATGCAGGTTCTGTTCAAGGCATATTAGAAATTTTCTATAAAATGGATCTGGCCATGCGTGAAATTAGCGGAATGGATGCCTTCTCGTTTCAGCCAAGCAGCGGGACGCAGGCTTTGCTCGCGATGGCTTCCATCGTTCGTGCATACCATGATTCGCGGGGCGAAGGAGATCAGCGGGATGAAATCATTACGACGATTTTCTCCCATCCTTCTCAAGCTGCGACAGCTGCAGTTAAAGGCTACAAAATCATTACGCTTCATCCGGACGAAGACGGATTCCCTGATTTGGAGAAGCTGAGAAATGCGATATCTGAGAGGACCGCTGGATTTGTCGTAGCAAATCCGGAAGATACCGGTATTTTCAATCACCGCATTCGCGATTTCACCGATTTGGTTCATGAAGCGGGCGGCATCTGCTTCTATGATCAAGCTAATGCTAATGGTTTGCTCGGTATTACCCGAGCGAAGGAAGCTGGCTTTGATATGTGTTTCTTCAACTTGCATAAAACCTTTGCTGCTCCTCATATGTGCGGCGGTCCAGCTACAGGTGCGCTAGGCGTGAGCGAAGCGCTTAAACCTTTCTTGCCGGGGCCGCTCGTTGATTATGTTGATGGCCAGTATGTATTAGCGAATCAGTCAGAAAGCAGTATTGGCAAAGTGCGCAGCTTCCATGGTGTTGCTCAAACGGTGCTTCGTTCTTATGCTTGGATCATGAGTCTAGGTCCAGATGGACTAAAGGATGTTGCACAGACTGCAGTTCTTAACAATAACTATCTGTATCACAAAATACTTCAAATTCGCGGTGCAAGTGCACCCTACATCAAAGGTCGCCGCCTAGAGCAGGTTCGTTACAGCTGGAAGCAGCTTACCGCGGAAACGGGTGTGACAACTGAGGATATTACTCGTCGCATGTGCGATTTTGGACTCCATTATTGGACTTCCCATCATCCGTATATCGTGAAGCAGCCATTCACCTTAGAGCCGACTGAGTCCTATTCCAAAGAAGATTTGGACGAATACATTCACGCGCTGGAGCATATTTCGAACGAAGCTTATACGCAGCCGGAAATTGTGAAATCAGCTCCGCATAGCAGCACCGTACACCGAAATGATGAATCATCCCTCGATGATCCGAAGCAATGGTGCATTACGTGGCGGGCTTATTTAAAAAAGACGCAACCTGAATAA
- a CDS encoding SDR family oxidoreductase → MKILVTGVTGKLGSIVVETLLETIPAENLAVSVRNPEKAEHLRARGVDVRHGDFDQPQTLDKAFAGIDRLLIVSTDGDNETRIRQHADAVAAAQRANVGFIAYTSVGNASESSLFLAPVHRAAEEAIKNTGIPYSFLRNNWYLENEISSIQAVFGGAPWLTSAGSGKVGWATRRDYAVAAAAVLAGEGHENTVYELSGKLTTQEELVSILATILVREIPVQQVDDTTYASIMSSAGVPEPVVPILVQIQSAIRDGALEVESNDFEKLLGRPVTPLEEALRQIVNEIQS, encoded by the coding sequence ATGAAAATTTTGGTAACAGGTGTAACAGGGAAATTGGGATCAATTGTAGTAGAGACTTTATTGGAGACTATACCGGCAGAGAATCTGGCTGTCAGCGTCCGCAATCCGGAGAAAGCCGAACACCTTCGTGCACGGGGCGTGGATGTACGTCATGGGGATTTTGACCAGCCACAAACGTTAGATAAAGCATTCGCGGGTATCGACCGTCTATTGATTGTGTCCACTGACGGCGATAACGAAACGAGAATTCGTCAGCATGCCGATGCCGTAGCAGCCGCTCAGCGTGCTAATGTTGGTTTCATTGCATATACCAGTGTAGGAAATGCAAGCGAGAGCTCGCTGTTTCTTGCGCCAGTACATCGTGCTGCAGAGGAAGCGATTAAGAACACTGGAATTCCTTATTCCTTCCTGCGCAATAACTGGTATTTGGAGAACGAAATCAGCAGCATTCAAGCGGTCTTTGGAGGTGCGCCTTGGCTGACATCAGCGGGATCAGGCAAAGTAGGCTGGGCAACGCGTCGCGATTATGCAGTGGCAGCTGCGGCGGTGCTCGCTGGCGAAGGCCACGAGAATACCGTTTATGAGTTGTCCGGCAAGCTTACGACGCAAGAAGAGCTGGTTTCCATTCTTGCCACTATCTTGGTACGGGAAATTCCTGTTCAACAAGTGGATGACACTACTTATGCCAGCATCATGAGCAGTGCAGGCGTACCTGAACCGGTTGTTCCTATTCTGGTTCAGATTCAAAGTGCGATTCGCGATGGAGCATTGGAAGTGGAAAGCAATGATTTTGAAAAGCTGCTTGGACGTCCAGTCACACCGCTCGAAGAGGCTCTCCGTCAAATCGTAAACGAAATTCAGTCATAA